Proteins encoded together in one Anaerotignum propionicum DSM 1682 window:
- a CDS encoding IS3 family transposase, whose amino-acid sequence MAGKKELVTKDDPKLSISRQCKLLELNRSSIYYQEQAPTVCEIKIKHLIDRIHMDHPAWGTRRISAHLIEQGYFVGRKLVRRYMQEMRIYAIYPKPNLSMPNKQHKVYPYLLRNLTIDRPNQVWSIDITYIPLGRSFMYLTAIIDWHSRYIVGYELSDTLQVESVIACVKKAIAIYGVPEIINSDQGSQFTSLEYTNLLKHHSIKISMDGKGRWADNIIVERFFRTLKYDDIYIYHYQTPRELRAGINKFMKSYNEEHPHSTHGYKTPYEIYHGVKVAS is encoded by the coding sequence ATGGCTGGGAAGAAAGAACTGGTTACAAAGGACGATCCTAAACTGTCTATCAGTAGACAGTGTAAACTCCTTGAGCTTAATCGTAGTAGTATTTACTACCAAGAACAAGCCCCTACTGTATGTGAAATAAAAATTAAGCATCTTATTGATCGTATTCATATGGATCATCCAGCATGGGGAACTAGGAGAATATCTGCACATCTTATAGAGCAAGGCTATTTCGTAGGAAGAAAGCTTGTGAGACGTTACATGCAAGAAATGAGAATCTATGCCATCTATCCAAAACCAAACCTTTCAATGCCTAATAAGCAGCATAAGGTTTACCCTTATCTACTGCGTAATCTTACTATTGATAGGCCTAATCAAGTATGGTCTATTGATATCACATACATTCCCCTTGGCAGAAGCTTTATGTATCTTACTGCTATTATTGACTGGCATTCTCGTTACATAGTAGGTTATGAGCTTTCGGACACATTACAAGTTGAATCGGTAATAGCTTGTGTTAAAAAGGCTATTGCCATATATGGAGTACCTGAAATTATTAATAGTGATCAGGGCAGTCAGTTTACTAGCCTTGAATATACTAATCTCTTAAAGCATCACAGCATCAAAATCAGTATGGATGGTAAAGGGCGATGGGCAGATAATATCATTGTTGAAAGATTCTTTAGAACACTTAAATATGATGATATTTATATTTATCATTACCAAACCCCTAGAGAGCTACGGGCTGGTATTAATAAGTTTATGAAATCCTATAATGAAGAACATCCTCATTCAACACATGGTTACAAAACACCATATGAAATTTATCATGGGGTAAAAGTAGCATCTTAA
- a CDS encoding Shedu anti-phage system protein SduA domain-containing protein: MKLQDRNYELILTEKEQEAYEAELAYESKKGPKNTRNFPRFSHPDKEIRKFIWHKRSLFPNNFLYLGEYKDMDFELEASKLQNIIYTAENELKIQQYIKQNKKWFIPGSIFLDYNFGHHDAYLFPEQQLGNEYAADYMLVGKNSDGYSIVLIEFEKANTHYLITSANTESESVRKGLTQIQDWKRWIDSNRDYFLKNIELLQQGIDVPVYRIYYYLVVSRRDFMNLTALDVRSQSMYEKINTKIVTFDRLVDNIKKLGERLTW; the protein is encoded by the coding sequence ATGAAGTTACAGGATAGAAATTATGAATTGATATTAACTGAAAAAGAGCAGGAGGCATATGAAGCAGAACTTGCATATGAATCAAAAAAAGGACCAAAGAATACTCGCAACTTTCCACGTTTTTCCCATCCAGATAAAGAAATAAGAAAATTCATATGGCATAAAAGGTCTCTCTTCCCCAACAATTTTCTGTACTTGGGAGAATACAAGGACATGGATTTTGAACTAGAAGCTAGTAAATTACAAAATATAATATATACTGCAGAAAATGAGTTGAAAATTCAGCAATATATTAAGCAGAATAAGAAATGGTTTATACCTGGATCAATATTCTTGGATTATAATTTTGGTCATCATGATGCATATCTATTCCCAGAACAGCAACTGGGAAATGAGTATGCTGCTGATTATATGCTAGTGGGAAAGAATTCTGATGGATATAGTATTGTCCTTATTGAATTTGAAAAGGCAAACACACACTATCTTATTACTTCAGCTAATACAGAAAGTGAAAGTGTAAGAAAGGGCTTAACCCAAATACAAGATTGGAAAAGGTGGATAGATAGTAATAGGGATTACTTCTTGAAAAATATAGAACTTTTACAACAAGGGATAGATGTTCCTGTATACAGAATATATTATTATCTAGTTGTAAGTAGAAGAGATTTTATGAATCTAACGGCCTTAGATGTTCGAAGTCAAAGTATGTATGAAAAAATAAATACTAAGATTGTGACATTTGATAGATTGGTTGATAATATAAAAAAACTAGGAGAAAGACTTACCTGGTAG
- a CDS encoding transposase has translation MKKRRSFTPEFKIQVVLELLREEKELNQIAAEHEIAPNVLRNWKKEFLANASSAFDNKKEASFEQERIDYEKKIDQLYNTIGQLTVDVNWLKKKSDQALGHGWEERTGYKGRS, from the coding sequence ATGAAAAAAAGACGTAGTTTTACACCAGAATTCAAAATACAAGTTGTACTAGAGCTTCTTCGTGAAGAAAAGGAGCTGAATCAAATAGCTGCTGAGCATGAGATTGCTCCAAATGTTCTTCGTAACTGGAAGAAAGAATTTTTAGCTAATGCATCAAGTGCCTTTGATAATAAAAAAGAAGCTTCTTTTGAACAAGAACGTATTGACTACGAAAAGAAAATCGATCAACTTTATAATACAATTGGCCAGCTTACGGTAGATGTGAACTGGCTCAAAAAAAAATCTGATCAAGCTCTTGGACATGGCTGGGAAGAAAGAACTGGTTACAAAGGACGATCCTAA